In one Kitasatospora cineracea genomic region, the following are encoded:
- a CDS encoding DUF2201 family putative metallopeptidase: MSGHRPAAKPEQTDPVKAAFTAGLARVHHNPALDAVPAALCRQDEDRCPLHPATGWVVADSHGVLHHHRTRRADPEEWAWALAHALLHLGFGHLPAARGPRAQPDAADLAARCAVVNRFLATFPIGRAFDDLPPHWPGGDEEELAARWRRDGVPAEYRACGTGGDRPDQHLETWTAHQDPEDRTLAFAHALTRTVSAAMDVAGGRRETYDGARLPQRPWERALGWFVANYPLLGGLAAGLTLVADAELARAHGITVAAVNAEAGEIYLNPLRHHTDEEWRFILAHEMLHAALRHGDRAGGRDPYLFNVAADYVVNGWLLEMDVGEMPEGLLHDPALKGLSAEEVYDRIARDQRRLRRLATLRGKGLGDILGEPLPHGGRGYVDLDDFYRRGLQQGFDLHTRDRGLLPAGLVDEIRALSQPPLRWDAQLARWFDEFVPRPEPLRSYARPSRRQSASPDIPRAGRHHPYEETPRCTFGVLLDTSASMDRTLLGKALGAIASYAAARDVPAARVVYCDAAPHDAGYLPVAELAGRVRVRGRGGTVLQPGVDLLARAPDFPATAPLLIITDTDCDTLRVPRREHAYLVPRGATLPFTPRGPVFHFS, encoded by the coding sequence GTGAGCGGCCACCGCCCCGCCGCCAAGCCCGAGCAGACCGACCCGGTCAAGGCCGCGTTCACCGCCGGACTGGCCCGGGTCCACCACAACCCCGCGCTCGACGCCGTCCCCGCCGCGCTGTGCCGCCAGGACGAGGACCGCTGCCCGCTGCACCCCGCCACCGGCTGGGTCGTCGCCGACTCGCACGGCGTCCTGCACCACCACCGGACCCGCCGCGCCGACCCAGAGGAGTGGGCCTGGGCCCTCGCCCACGCCCTGCTCCACCTCGGCTTCGGCCACCTCCCCGCCGCCCGCGGCCCCCGCGCCCAGCCCGACGCCGCCGACCTCGCCGCCCGCTGCGCCGTCGTCAACCGCTTCCTCGCCACCTTCCCGATCGGCCGCGCTTTCGACGACCTGCCTCCGCACTGGCCCGGCGGCGACGAGGAGGAACTCGCCGCCCGCTGGCGCCGCGACGGCGTCCCCGCCGAGTACCGGGCCTGCGGCACCGGCGGCGACCGCCCCGACCAGCACCTCGAAACCTGGACCGCCCACCAGGACCCGGAGGACCGGACCCTCGCCTTCGCCCACGCCCTCACCCGCACCGTCTCCGCCGCCATGGACGTGGCCGGCGGCCGCCGCGAGACCTACGACGGCGCCCGCCTCCCGCAGCGCCCCTGGGAACGCGCCCTCGGCTGGTTCGTCGCCAACTACCCGCTGCTCGGCGGCCTCGCCGCCGGACTCACCCTGGTCGCCGACGCCGAACTCGCCCGCGCCCACGGCATCACCGTCGCCGCCGTCAACGCCGAGGCCGGCGAGATCTACCTCAACCCGCTGCGCCACCACACCGACGAGGAGTGGCGCTTCATCCTCGCCCACGAGATGCTGCACGCCGCCCTCCGCCACGGCGACCGGGCCGGCGGCCGCGACCCGTACCTGTTCAACGTCGCCGCCGACTACGTCGTCAACGGCTGGCTGCTCGAGATGGACGTCGGCGAGATGCCCGAAGGACTGCTGCACGACCCCGCCCTGAAGGGCCTGTCCGCCGAAGAGGTCTACGACCGGATCGCCCGCGACCAGCGCCGCCTGCGCCGCCTCGCCACCCTGCGCGGCAAGGGCCTCGGCGACATCCTCGGCGAACCGCTGCCCCACGGCGGCCGCGGCTACGTCGACCTCGACGACTTCTACCGGCGCGGCCTGCAGCAGGGCTTCGACCTGCACACCCGCGACCGCGGCCTGCTGCCCGCCGGACTGGTCGACGAGATCCGCGCGCTCTCCCAGCCACCGCTCCGCTGGGACGCGCAACTCGCCCGCTGGTTCGACGAGTTCGTCCCCCGCCCGGAACCGCTCCGCTCCTACGCCCGCCCCTCCCGGCGGCAGTCCGCCAGCCCCGACATCCCGCGCGCCGGACGCCACCACCCGTATGAGGAGACCCCGCGCTGCACCTTCGGCGTGCTGCTCGACACCTCCGCCTCGATGGACCGCACCCTGCTCGGCAAGGCGCTCGGCGCGATCGCCTCCTACGCCGCCGCCCGCGACGTCCCCGCCGCCCGGGTCGTCTACTGCGACGCCGCCCCGCACGACGCGGGCTACCTGCCGGTCGCCGAACTCGCCGGCCGGGTCCGGGTCCGCGGCCGCGGCGGCACCGTCCTGCAACCCGGCGTCGACCTGCTCGCCCGCGCCCCCGACTTCCCCGCCACCGCCCCCCTGCTGATCATCACCGACACCGACTGCGACACCCTCCGCGTCCCCCGCCGCGAACACGCCTACCTCGTCCCGCGCGGCGCGACGCTGCCGTTCACCCCGCGCGGGCCGGTGTTCCACTTCAGCTGA
- a CDS encoding alpha/beta fold hydrolase — MTIFHGYDGTALHYEQFGDGSPLVAIPGGPGMDARYLGTLGGLDARRRLVRLDPRGCGRSAVPADRASCAFGAQAADVEALREHLGAERIDLLGHSAGALTAQRYAAEFPHRVRSLVLVTPVGRAAREPDPAEIAALRAARAAEPWYPDAAEADALLAAGAGDPAELVRRITPFFWGRWNEAARAAAFDPESAPAAPWMREAFYAGAGSGAGAGSGAGAGSDAGAGSDAGAARPVRVPVLVVAGARDGMIGTVPARLAAALHPDARLAVLPEVGHRPWAEDPAGFAALVGGFLDGRRP, encoded by the coding sequence ATGACGATCTTCCACGGGTACGACGGAACGGCCCTCCACTACGAGCAGTTCGGCGACGGGTCACCGCTGGTGGCGATCCCCGGCGGCCCCGGCATGGACGCCCGCTACCTCGGCACCCTCGGCGGGCTGGACGCCCGGCGGCGGCTGGTGCGGCTCGACCCGCGCGGCTGCGGCCGCTCGGCGGTGCCCGCCGACCGGGCGAGCTGCGCGTTCGGCGCCCAGGCCGCGGACGTGGAAGCCCTCCGGGAGCACCTCGGCGCGGAACGCATCGACCTGCTCGGCCACTCCGCGGGCGCCCTCACCGCGCAGCGCTACGCCGCCGAATTCCCGCACCGCGTACGCTCGTTGGTGCTGGTCACCCCGGTCGGCCGGGCCGCCCGGGAGCCCGACCCGGCGGAGATCGCCGCGCTCCGGGCCGCCCGCGCGGCGGAGCCCTGGTACCCGGACGCGGCCGAGGCGGACGCCCTGCTGGCCGCCGGTGCGGGCGACCCGGCGGAGCTGGTGCGGCGGATCACGCCGTTCTTCTGGGGCAGGTGGAACGAGGCGGCCCGCGCCGCGGCGTTCGACCCGGAGTCGGCACCGGCCGCGCCCTGGATGCGGGAGGCGTTCTACGCGGGCGCGGGTTCGGGCGCGGGCGCGGGTTCGGGCGCGGGCGCGGGTTCGGACGCGGGCGCGGGTTCGGACGCGGGCGCGGCGCGGCCGGTTCGGGTGCCGGTGCTGGTGGTGGCGGGTGCCCGGGACGGGATGATCGGCACCGTCCCGGCCCGCCTGGCCGCCGCCCTCCACCCGGACGCCCGGCTCGCCGTCCTGCCGGAGGTGGGGCACCGGCCCTGGGCGGAGGATCCGGCCGGGTTCGCCGCGCTGGTGGGCGGTTTCCTCGACGGCCGCCGTCCCTAG
- a CDS encoding YceI family protein: MGIFNRSKNTAATTAAPAATAAQGPDLAHLTGDYTIDAAHSKIGFAVRHAMVTNVRGEFAEYEGKLHLDGSDPAASTAELVIKVASISTGQAQRDEHLRTGDFFDAAAHPEITFKSTTAEQVDGDTYRLHGDLTIKGTTRPVVLDLEFTGSATDVYGANRVGFEGGTSVDRTSWGLTYNAALETGGVLIGEKVKLTLDISAVRAS; encoded by the coding sequence ATGGGCATCTTCAACCGCAGCAAGAACACCGCCGCCACCACCGCCGCCCCGGCCGCCACCGCCGCCCAGGGCCCGGACCTGGCCCACCTGACCGGCGACTACACCATCGACGCCGCGCACTCCAAGATCGGCTTCGCGGTCCGGCACGCGATGGTCACCAACGTCCGCGGCGAGTTCGCCGAGTACGAGGGCAAGCTGCACCTGGACGGCTCCGACCCGGCCGCGTCCACCGCCGAGCTGGTCATCAAGGTCGCCTCGATCAGCACCGGCCAGGCCCAGCGCGACGAGCACCTGCGCACCGGCGACTTCTTCGACGCCGCCGCGCACCCGGAGATCACCTTCAAGTCGACCACCGCCGAGCAGGTCGACGGCGACACCTACCGCCTGCACGGCGACCTGACCATCAAGGGCACCACCCGCCCGGTCGTCCTCGACCTCGAGTTCACCGGCTCGGCCACCGACGTGTACGGCGCCAACCGGGTCGGCTTCGAGGGCGGCACCAGCGTCGACCGCACCTCCTGGGGCCTGACCTACAACGCCGCGCTGGAGACCGGCGGCGTGCTGATCGGCGAGAAGGTCAAGCTGACCCTGGACATCTCCGCCGTGCGAGCCTCCTGA
- a CDS encoding ATP-binding protein: protein MQSAVTVSPSQVPELLLGLATVRPVFLWGAPGIGKSSLVNRFAESIGLECVSLLGTQLAPEDLIGVPQITPEGRSRFCPPETIARDQPYCLFLDELNAATPDVQKAFYSLILDRRIGNYELPPGSIVIGAGNRATDGALARPMPSALLNRLVHVHLRASPDDWLGWAAGHGIHPWITDHLTDRPDHLWSAPPKTEEPFSTPRAWHMLSDALHSFGPGLDEDTLKVLAHGLLTPAHAVAFCGYAKIVRNAYGLDAILKGDASWPRRVEDRDLLYYLADSFRGRLAKELPARKEHASPTVRQHAYRSKSLLVQLAEISVEVAQTVIADGPDGNPVLPSWFLIEAARDLPRLVEARR from the coding sequence GTGCAGTCTGCCGTCACCGTGTCGCCGTCCCAGGTCCCCGAGCTGCTGCTCGGCCTCGCCACCGTGCGGCCGGTGTTCCTCTGGGGCGCCCCCGGGATCGGCAAGTCCTCGCTGGTCAACCGGTTCGCCGAGTCGATCGGCCTGGAGTGCGTCTCGCTGCTCGGCACCCAGCTCGCCCCCGAGGACCTGATCGGCGTCCCGCAGATCACCCCCGAGGGCCGCTCCCGGTTCTGCCCGCCCGAGACGATCGCCCGCGACCAGCCGTACTGCCTGTTCCTGGACGAGCTGAACGCCGCCACCCCCGACGTCCAGAAGGCCTTCTACTCGCTGATCCTGGACCGCCGGATCGGGAACTACGAACTGCCGCCCGGCTCGATCGTGATCGGCGCCGGCAACCGGGCCACCGACGGCGCGCTCGCCCGCCCGATGCCGTCCGCGCTGCTCAACCGCCTGGTCCACGTCCACCTGCGGGCCAGCCCCGACGACTGGCTCGGCTGGGCCGCCGGGCACGGCATCCACCCGTGGATCACCGACCACCTCACCGACCGGCCCGACCACCTGTGGTCCGCCCCGCCCAAGACCGAGGAGCCGTTCTCCACCCCGCGCGCCTGGCACATGCTCTCCGACGCGCTGCACTCCTTCGGCCCCGGCCTCGACGAGGACACCCTCAAGGTGCTCGCCCACGGCCTGCTCACCCCCGCCCACGCCGTCGCCTTCTGCGGCTACGCCAAGATCGTCCGCAACGCGTACGGGCTGGACGCGATCCTCAAGGGCGACGCCTCCTGGCCGCGCCGGGTCGAAGACCGCGACCTGCTCTACTACCTCGCCGACTCCTTCCGCGGCCGCCTGGCCAAGGAGCTGCCCGCCCGCAAGGAACACGCCTCGCCGACCGTCCGCCAGCACGCCTACCGCTCCAAATCGCTGCTGGTGCAGCTCGCCGAGATCTCCGTCGAGGTCGCCCAGACCGTGATCGCCGACGGCCCCGACGGCAACCCCGTGCTGCCGTCCTGGTTCCTGATCGAAGCCGCCCGCGACCTGCCCCGCCTGGTCGAGGCCCGCCGGTGA
- a CDS encoding DEAD/DEAH box helicase, whose product MYVLHAQWRADGRLGVWAEDAGAFRGRAVEGARHPFACAADEVAGLLAAVGPGPAWLAERGDERWLTLRLPTLGSRPTPSPDLPVGSTAKGLELRPWRIPALLFDRPEAAQLLGELFDPYWPGSTVELPDGRTAELAYGASLRWLTGVHDLAWRLAGRGRVLPALVAEPGGWAARWRPAHDPASRREARALAVGCPPAARAEDGHEPTGGALFTAVLEALTDHETRVALGPDAPAAAGGPDWVAALRGPDGRLPAPPAPELVARLAAAAAGTGPDGSLRLAFRLAEPLGTAADDPDATVVAETWRLDVLLGPVDRPSLLLPAAELWSAGPGAAALARAVDDPAEAYLAELDRAARLFPELRAALHRTRPTGLDLDRAGALAFLRDTAPALAAAGHGVLLPAWWHRRPRLGLAATAHAAPVPGSVRRAAQADRDALLDFRWQLAVGQQPLTQQELDELAAAQAGLVRFRGQWIEVDAAQLAAALRFLAARRDDPRLDAAALLRLAADDGAVVDGLPVTAVHAEGPLGDLLAGRLGRLPGAHRTPAPPGFTGTLRPYQERGLAWLDALGRLGLGAVLADDMGLGKTVQTLALLALEHARGARGPVLLVCPTSLVGNWQREAARFAPRLRVQLHHGPGRTLPDPAADLVVTSYGVLQRDAAALRAVSWRRVVADEAQHVKNRAARQSRALRALRSGPRIALTGTPVENRLAELHTVLDFTNPGLFGTPESFREHYAVPIEQAGNREAAARLQRLTAPFLLRRRKDDPEIGRQLPAKQEFTVRCTLTPEQAGLYQAVVADLLDRLGGIRGVERKGAVLAALGRLKQVCNHPAQLLHDNSPLGGRSGKVERLVELLREALAEGDRVLVFTQYAEFGALLQPHLRRRLGEPVLYLHGALAAPRRQELVDRFQSPDGPRVFLLSLKAGGTGLNLTAANQVVHLDRWWNPATEDQATDRAHRIGQRRAVQVRKLVCTGTVEERIAELIDSKRELAEAVVGSGEHWLTELRTEQLRELLTLSAEATEV is encoded by the coding sequence ATGTACGTCCTGCACGCCCAGTGGCGGGCCGACGGGCGGCTCGGGGTGTGGGCGGAGGACGCCGGGGCGTTCCGCGGGCGGGCGGTCGAGGGGGCGCGGCACCCGTTCGCCTGCGCGGCGGACGAGGTGGCGGGGCTGCTCGCGGCGGTCGGCCCGGGCCCGGCCTGGCTGGCGGAGCGCGGGGACGAACGCTGGCTGACGCTGCGGCTGCCGACGCTCGGCTCGCGGCCGACGCCCTCGCCCGACCTCCCGGTGGGCTCCACCGCCAAGGGCCTGGAGCTGCGGCCGTGGCGGATCCCGGCGCTGCTGTTCGACCGGCCCGAGGCCGCCCAGCTGCTCGGCGAGCTGTTCGACCCGTACTGGCCCGGCAGCACCGTCGAACTGCCCGACGGCCGGACGGCGGAGCTCGCGTACGGGGCGTCGCTGCGCTGGCTGACGGGCGTGCACGACCTGGCCTGGCGGCTGGCCGGGCGGGGCCGGGTGCTGCCCGCGCTGGTCGCCGAGCCCGGCGGGTGGGCGGCCCGCTGGCGGCCCGCGCACGACCCGGCCAGCCGCCGGGAGGCCCGCGCGCTGGCGGTCGGCTGCCCGCCCGCCGCCCGCGCCGAGGACGGCCACGAGCCCACCGGCGGCGCCCTGTTCACCGCCGTGCTGGAGGCGCTCACCGACCACGAGACCCGGGTCGCCCTCGGGCCCGACGCGCCGGCCGCCGCGGGCGGGCCCGACTGGGTCGCCGCGCTGCGCGGCCCCGACGGCCGACTGCCCGCCCCGCCCGCGCCCGAGCTGGTCGCCCGGCTCGCCGCCGCCGCGGCCGGCACCGGCCCCGACGGCAGCCTCCGGCTGGCCTTCCGGCTCGCCGAACCGCTCGGCACCGCCGCCGACGACCCGGACGCCACCGTCGTGGCCGAGACCTGGCGCCTGGACGTGCTGCTCGGCCCGGTCGACCGGCCCTCGCTGCTGCTGCCCGCCGCCGAACTCTGGTCCGCCGGGCCCGGGGCGGCCGCGCTGGCCCGGGCGGTCGACGACCCCGCCGAGGCGTACCTGGCCGAACTCGACCGCGCCGCAAGGCTGTTCCCCGAACTGCGGGCCGCCCTGCACCGCACCCGCCCCACCGGCCTCGACCTCGACCGGGCCGGCGCGCTCGCCTTCCTGCGGGACACCGCCCCGGCGCTCGCCGCCGCCGGGCACGGCGTCCTGCTGCCCGCCTGGTGGCACCGCCGCCCCCGCCTCGGCCTGGCCGCCACCGCGCACGCCGCCCCCGTCCCCGGCTCCGTCCGGCGCGCCGCCCAGGCCGACCGGGACGCCCTGCTGGACTTCCGCTGGCAGCTCGCCGTCGGACAACAGCCGCTCACCCAGCAGGAGTTGGACGAACTCGCGGCCGCCCAGGCGGGCCTGGTCCGGTTCCGCGGCCAGTGGATCGAGGTGGACGCCGCCCAGCTCGCCGCCGCCCTGCGCTTCCTCGCCGCCCGCCGCGACGACCCCCGGCTCGACGCCGCCGCCCTGCTCCGCCTCGCCGCCGACGACGGCGCCGTCGTCGACGGCCTCCCGGTCACCGCCGTGCACGCCGAGGGCCCGCTCGGCGACCTGCTGGCCGGCCGCCTCGGCCGCCTCCCCGGCGCGCACCGCACCCCGGCCCCGCCCGGCTTCACCGGCACCCTCCGCCCCTACCAGGAACGGGGACTGGCCTGGCTGGACGCGCTCGGCCGGCTCGGCCTCGGCGCCGTCCTCGCCGACGACATGGGCCTCGGCAAGACCGTCCAGACCCTCGCCCTGCTCGCCCTCGAACACGCCCGCGGCGCCCGCGGCCCCGTCCTGCTGGTCTGCCCGACCTCGCTGGTCGGCAACTGGCAGCGCGAAGCCGCCCGGTTCGCCCCCCGGCTGCGCGTCCAGCTCCACCACGGCCCCGGCCGCACCCTCCCCGACCCGGCCGCCGACCTGGTGGTCACCAGCTACGGCGTCCTGCAGCGCGACGCCGCCGCGCTGCGCGCCGTGTCCTGGCGCCGGGTCGTCGCCGACGAGGCCCAGCACGTCAAGAACCGCGCCGCCCGCCAGTCCCGCGCGCTGCGCGCGCTGCGCTCCGGCCCGCGGATCGCGCTCACCGGCACCCCCGTCGAGAACCGCCTCGCCGAACTGCACACCGTCCTCGACTTCACCAACCCCGGCCTGTTCGGCACCCCCGAGTCCTTCCGCGAGCACTACGCCGTCCCGATCGAGCAGGCCGGCAACCGGGAGGCCGCCGCGCGGCTCCAGCGGCTCACCGCGCCGTTCCTGCTCCGCCGCCGCAAGGACGACCCCGAGATCGGCCGGCAGCTCCCCGCCAAGCAGGAGTTCACCGTCCGCTGCACCCTCACCCCCGAGCAGGCCGGCCTCTACCAGGCCGTCGTCGCCGACCTGCTCGACCGGCTCGGCGGCATCCGCGGCGTCGAACGCAAGGGCGCGGTGCTGGCCGCCCTCGGCCGGCTCAAGCAGGTCTGCAACCACCCCGCCCAGCTCCTGCACGACAACTCGCCGCTGGGCGGCCGCTCGGGCAAGGTCGAACGGCTCGTCGAGCTGCTCCGGGAGGCGCTGGCCGAGGGCGACCGGGTCCTGGTCTTCACCCAGTACGCGGAGTTCGGCGCCCTGCTCCAGCCCCATTTGCGCCGCCGCCTCGGCGAACCCGTCCTCTACCTGCACGGCGCCCTCGCCGCGCCGCGCCGCCAGGAACTCGTCGACCGCTTCCAGTCCCCGGACGGGCCGCGGGTGTTCCTGCTCTCCCTGAAGGCCGGCGGCACCGGGCTCAACCTCACCGCCGCCAACCAGGTCGTCCACCTCGACCGCTGGTGGAACCCCGCCACCGAGGACCAGGCCACCGACCGCGCCCACCGGATCGGGCAGCGCCGCGCCGTCCAGGTCCGCAAGCTGGTCTGCACCGGCACCGTCGAAGAGCGCATCGCCGAACTCATCGACAGCAAAAGGGAGTTGGCGGAGGCGGTGGTCGGCTCCGGCGAACACTGGCTGACCGAGCTCCGCACCGAACAGCTCCGCGAACTGCTCACCCTCTCCGCCGAAGCCACCGAGGTCTGA
- a CDS encoding LysR family transcriptional regulator — protein MSRDLHPRLLRSFAAVAETLHFGRAAERLHLAQQAVSRDVQALERELGCVLLHRSTRSVELTEAGAALLPKARHLLELQAEIAALGDTRALLVDLNSQDWGPDHAAERVLTAARRRCPEAELLARYCGGLTAAARELAAHRLDASFGRYAGLPAADRARLAHLPVRLEPMAVFLPSGHPLAALPAVPLAALVGHPVDVFAGQPATAEWTDLGLRLLAAHGLTAAPGRTPPVGAAEFARYLARHGDPVLTSAGAEDSPGAVVRPLVDPVPLSLVGLVHRPGGRHPGLAALRACAAELAAAEGWLSRPPGSWLPAEDAALL, from the coding sequence GTGTCCCGAGACCTCCACCCCCGCCTGCTGCGCAGCTTCGCCGCCGTCGCCGAGACCCTGCACTTCGGCCGCGCCGCCGAGCGGCTGCACCTGGCCCAGCAGGCCGTCAGCCGCGACGTGCAGGCGCTGGAACGGGAGTTGGGCTGCGTGCTGCTGCACCGCTCCACCCGCAGCGTCGAGCTGACCGAGGCGGGTGCGGCCCTGCTGCCCAAGGCCCGCCACCTGCTGGAACTGCAGGCCGAGATCGCCGCACTGGGCGACACCCGGGCGCTGCTGGTCGACCTCAACAGCCAGGACTGGGGGCCGGACCACGCCGCCGAGCGGGTGCTCACCGCGGCCCGCCGGCGCTGCCCGGAGGCCGAGCTGCTGGCCCGCTACTGCGGCGGACTCACCGCCGCCGCACGGGAGTTGGCGGCCCACCGGCTGGACGCCTCGTTCGGCCGGTACGCCGGACTGCCCGCCGCCGACCGGGCCCGGCTGGCGCACCTGCCGGTCCGGCTGGAGCCGATGGCGGTCTTCCTGCCGTCCGGGCACCCGCTGGCCGCGCTGCCCGCCGTCCCGCTGGCCGCGCTCGTCGGGCACCCGGTGGACGTGTTCGCCGGGCAGCCCGCCACCGCCGAGTGGACCGACCTCGGCCTGCGGCTGCTCGCCGCGCACGGTCTGACGGCCGCGCCCGGACGCACCCCGCCGGTCGGGGCCGCCGAGTTCGCCCGCTACCTGGCCCGGCACGGCGACCCGGTGCTGACCAGTGCCGGGGCGGAGGACTCGCCGGGCGCGGTGGTCCGGCCGCTGGTCGACCCGGTGCCGCTCAGCCTGGTCGGCCTGGTGCACCGGCCGGGCGGGCGCCACCCGGGGCTGGCCGCGCTGCGCGCCTGCGCGGCCGAACTGGCCGCCGCGGAGGGATGGTTGAGCCGCCCGCCGGGCAGCTGGCTGCCGGCCGAGGACGCGGCGCTGCTGTAG
- a CDS encoding helix-turn-helix domain-containing protein → MASLNVGSLGEYIREQRRSAQYSLRQLAEVAGVSNPYLSQIERGLRKPSAEILQQIAKALRISAETLYVQAGILEERDAAEPDGPGLRAAILADPLINERQKQALLSVYEAFLKENQAARPPDPA, encoded by the coding sequence ATGGCGTCACTGAACGTGGGCTCGCTCGGCGAGTACATCCGGGAGCAGCGGCGGAGCGCGCAGTACTCGCTGCGGCAGCTGGCCGAGGTCGCCGGGGTGTCCAATCCGTACCTGAGCCAGATCGAGCGCGGGCTGCGCAAGCCCAGCGCGGAGATCCTCCAGCAGATCGCCAAGGCGCTGCGGATCTCGGCGGAGACGCTGTACGTGCAGGCCGGGATCCTGGAGGAGCGGGACGCGGCGGAGCCGGACGGGCCGGGGCTGCGGGCCGCGATCCTGGCCGATCCGCTGATCAACGAGCGGCAGAAGCAGGCCCTGCTGTCGGTGTACGAGGCGTTCCTGAAGGAGAACCAGGCCGCCCGTCCGCCGGACCCCGCGTGA
- a CDS encoding HAD family hydrolase, whose protein sequence is MAGRRIGAVLCDLDGVLRIWADLSDVDRAHGLAPGTVAAAAFRPERLLPAVTGQVGDGQWRALVAEDLAARCGSAEVARAAVADWARQPFRVDAQVRALLAAARRSAAVVLVSNGTTALEADLAALGLDAAFDAVVNSARVGAAKPDPRIFLAAAERAGVPPRDCLFVDDTEGHVAAATALGMQGHHHRGVPGLSAVLGGHGLL, encoded by the coding sequence ATGGCGGGGCGGCGGATCGGCGCGGTGCTGTGCGACCTGGACGGGGTGCTGCGGATCTGGGCGGACCTGTCGGACGTCGACCGGGCGCACGGCCTCGCGCCCGGCACGGTCGCCGCGGCGGCGTTCCGGCCGGAGCGGCTGCTGCCCGCCGTGACCGGGCAGGTCGGGGACGGGCAGTGGCGGGCCCTGGTGGCCGAGGACCTGGCGGCGCGGTGCGGGTCGGCCGAGGTGGCGCGGGCGGCGGTCGCGGACTGGGCGCGGCAGCCGTTCCGGGTGGACGCGCAGGTGCGGGCCCTGCTCGCGGCGGCGCGCCGGAGCGCCGCGGTGGTGCTGGTCTCCAACGGCACCACCGCGCTGGAGGCCGACCTGGCCGCGCTCGGACTCGACGCCGCCTTCGACGCGGTGGTCAACTCCGCCCGGGTCGGCGCCGCCAAGCCCGATCCGCGGATCTTCCTGGCCGCCGCCGAGCGGGCCGGCGTCCCGCCCCGGGACTGCCTGTTCGTGGACGACACCGAGGGCCACGTCGCGGCCGCGACGGCGCTCGGCATGCAGGGCCACCACCACCGCGGGGTGCCGGGGCTGAGCGCCGTGCTCGGCGGCCACGGCCTGCTCTGA